A single Bufo bufo chromosome 6, aBufBuf1.1, whole genome shotgun sequence DNA region contains:
- the TCFL5 gene encoding transcription factor-like 5 protein yields MFEPTQAHRATPGCPTESSDSVASTGEDVVIERAVDFTAADLSIVELTEIEYTQLQQFLYSHIDSQSNEGDVETRRSTPFLPSSNLSNAPQYQSTSLNTGSCEGENVCPVICQTVVSTDNNIMNANQTIGHVDFQELRLMMLNESSLAPSSGNIAEKHPNNTSGDISGAGPMRVRSASDIIGLNKENEKFGCMSEPRTRSTVRVRLEDRFNSLATDIPRCTEMLDTGATTNNLVNIVHQPLQLIGTQQLGKCSPLVKNEAASSSLHLVYSGINLQNTTPAGNSDLLLTQTSSSVNSGASCPLLEAAKNHEISLSRGYSFCYQQGIESAKQNLGPQNKPLPEVVSIKVEDTLHKQSIQKRSCTRIRQADTDMERRILNDIGNTCQVAPWAPTRGNTAEQGSDNKQTGLSQRRERHNRMERDRRRRIRVCCDELNNLIPFCTVETDKATTLQWTTAFLKYIQERHGDTLKKEFEAVFCGRTGRRLKVARSEGQRTVSVQEAAGSTTLQDVK; encoded by the exons ATGTTTGAGCCGACTCAAGCACACCGTGCAACTCCTGGCTGTCCCACTGAATCTTCGGACTCTGTCGCCAGCACTGGTGAGGATGTGGTTATTGAGAGGGCCGTGGATTTTACCGCAGCTGATTTAAGTATAGTTGAATTGACCGAAATCGAGTACACCCAACTGCAGCAGTTCCTCTACTCACACATAGATTCCCAGAGTAATGAGGGCGATGTGGAGACAAGGAGGAGCACCCCTTTCCTTCCATCCAGTAATTTGTCCAATGCTCCTCAGTATCAATCTACCAGTCTCAACACTGGCAGCTGTGAAGGAGAAAATGTCTGCCCGGTCATATGCCAGACAGTAGTGTCCACGGATAATAACATAATGAATGCTAACCAAACCATAGGACACGTTGACTTTCAGGAGCTGAGGCTGATGATGCTTAATGAATCCagtttagctccctctagtggtaacaTAGCGGAAAAACACCCCAATAACACCAGTGGTGACATCTCGGGGGCAGGTCCAATGCGGGTGAGATCAGCTAGTGATATCATTGGTCTTAATAAGGAAAATGAGAAATTTGGCTGTATGTCTGAACCCAGAACAAGGTCTACAGTTCGTGTTCGTTTAGAGGACAGATTTAACAGCTTGGCAACAGATATACCCAGGTGTACCGAGATGCTGGATACTGGTGCAACCACGAACAA TTTGGTGAACATTGTCCACCAACCTTTGCAGCTCATAGGAACCCAACAGTTGGGCAAGTGCAGCCCCCTAGTGAAAAACGAAGCTGCCTCATCTTCACTTCACTTGGTATATTCTGGCATCAATCTACAGAATACGACTCCTGCTGGAAACTCTGATCTTTTGCTTACACAG ACTAGTTCCTCCGTGAATTCTGGAGCATCCTGCCCCCTGCTGGAGGCGGCAAAGAACCACGAGATCTCTCTCTCCAGAGGATATTCCTTCTGTTATCAGCAGGGTATTGAATCAGCAAAGCAGAACTTGGGACCCCAAAATAAACCATTACCCGAGGTGGTCTCTATTAAAGTTGAAG ATACATTGCATAAGCAATCAATACAGAAGAGAAGCTGCACCCGCATACGACAAGCAGACACTGACATGGAGAGGAGAATCCTAAATGACATTGGAAACACTTGCCAGGTGgcaccctgggcacctacacgggGTAATACTGCAGAGCAGGGGTCTGATAACAAGCAGACTGGCTTGTCCCAACGAAGAGAGCGACACAATCGTATGGAGAGAGACCGAAG GCGCAGAATAAGAGTTTGCTGTGATGAATTAAACAATttaattccattttgcacagtggAGACGGATAAGGCCACCACACTGCAGTGGACCACTGCCTTCCTAAAATACATTCAGGAGAGACACGGGGACACTCTGAAAAAG GAGTTTGAAGCAGTTttctgtgggagaacaggaagGAGATTGAAAGTTGCCAGATCAGAAGGTCAGAGAACTGTCTCAGTTCAGGAAGCGGCAGGGAGCACCACACTCCAGGATGTCAAATAG